One genomic segment of Carassius carassius chromosome 21, fCarCar2.1, whole genome shotgun sequence includes these proteins:
- the ocstamp gene encoding osteoclast stimulatory transmembrane protein: protein MILFKPTVMMPLRNYHLSTFRASVRRSMDALWLCYSSPTPQSASHLLALLVLCLSLAAVTASLLFHWLVDLLKYDIQTALGAVGIYGTAVFILSFLIHPFRCAFTLIFPTLFTRQGRKLLLSTSMMIVVLFVLPNMAANIATLTHIVKCASEKLSQSLLSSSDLINTIKDNIVRRAEESVDGSLVQRLHDFDHTTHINVSEVKGRLHVLSQRVQEDFSEVKSQVQDLKLLFSRIFAAVFVLYLFSESVMYLRSYLTSVRFDNTYITGGLRRKGAEKGLVVEAKDVKNGVNSTSFRITKKELFKCLTPAMVITLYLLMTVFLVVLDHFLYHLVKTVGLWISNMPSTNISIDVNFKVGKNVAICQIFGSDCPLELFNFNRTYTALIHSDPNVCEAQSSELNPIVLVALVLLYLFSYTLLPLEVYAQRLRRKVAASFFQQQEERRVEFLIRKIQTKRKERQNEVFFIETKHHDKDVSGMIDQL, encoded by the exons ATGATCTTATTCAAGCCAACAGTAATGATGCCTTTAAGAAACTACCATCTCTCTACCTTCAG agcCTCAGTGAGGAGAAGTATGGACGCGTTGTGGTTGTGTTACTCATCTCCGACTCCTCAGAGTGCAAGTCACCTGCTTGCCCTACTTGTTCTCTGTCTCTCATTGGCTGCTGTAACCGCTTCACTACTTTTCCACTGGCTCGTAGACCTTTTAAAATATGACATCCAGACAGCATTGGGTGCCGTTGGTATCTATGGCACGGCTGTGTTTATCCTGTCATTTCTCATCCATCCATTCCGATGTGCCTTCACACTAATCTTCCCGACGTTGTTCACCCGACAGGGCCGAAAACTGCTCTTGTCCACATCCATGATGATCGTAGTGCTGTTTGTCCTACCCAACATGGCCGCCAATATTGCAACTCTCACACATATCGTTAAATGTGCATCAGAAAAACTCTCTCAAAGTCTCCTAAGCAGCTCAGACCTCATCAACACCATTAAAGACAATATCGTCAGAAGAGCTGAGGAGAGCGTGGATGGGAGTTTAGTACAAAGGCTGCATGATTTTGATCACACCACACATATTAATGTCTCAGAAGTGAAGGGACGTTTGCATGTGTTGAGTCAGCGGGTGCAGGAGGATTTCTCTGAAGTTAAAAGTCAAGTACAGGACCTGAAACTTCTATTCAGCAGGATCTttgctgctgtttttgttttgtatttgttcagCGAGTCTGTCATGTACCTTCGGTCTTATCTGACATCTGTAAGATTTGACAACACGTATATCACAGGTGGGCTCAGGAGAAAAGGAGCTGAAAAAGGACTTGTGGTTGAAGCAAAAGATGTGAAAAATGGAGTAAACTCCACCAGTTTCAGAATAACTAAAAAGGAACTTTTCAAATGTCTGACTCCAGCAATGGTGATCACTCTGTATCTGCTGATGACAGTCTTTTTGGTAGTGCTGGACCATTTCTTGTATCACTTGGTGAAAACAGTCGGACTTTGGATTTCAAACATGCCATCTACCAACATCAGCATCGATGTCAACTTCAAG GTTGGAAAAAATGTGGCCATTTGTCAGATCTTTGGCTCAGACTGTCCGTTAGAATTGTTCAACTTCAATAGAACTTACACAGCCCTCATTCACTCTGATCCAAACGTATGTGAGGCCCAATCCAGTGAGCTGAACCCAATTGTATTGGTGGCGCTGGTGCTCCTCTATCTGTTCAGCTACACCCTGCTGCCACTGGAGGTCTACGCTCAACGCCTTCGGAGGAAAGTAGCAGCTTCTTTCTTCCAGCAGCAGGAGGAGAGAAGGGTCGAGTTCCTTATTAGGAAAATTCAAACTAAAcgaaaagaaagacaaaatgagGTTTTCTTTATAGAAACCAAGCATCACGATAAAGACGTCTCTGGGATGATAGATCAGCTATAA
- the slc13a3 gene encoding solute carrier family 13 member 3 — protein MDAAKFSRKLLSARKQLILVLTPLLLLPLLFVVPPKEGKCLYVVLLMAVYWCTEALPLAVTAMLPVCLFPTMGILPSKKVCPQYFLETNFLFLSGLVMASAIEEWGLHRRIALRVLKIVGVKPAWLILGMMITSSFLSMWLSNTATTAMMLPIANAILESLFGNLETLKENCKDKSDPEGDSQVNMHVLPCEKQVLNTENTPDWTDRSEQKNLTEVRREAEYQMKVWKGFLISIPYAASIGGTATLTGTAPNLILVGQLKSYFPECDLINFGSWFVFAFPLMLLFLILGWIWIAFLYGGLNTRLCISKHDKRAAAEAKAEAVIDEDYKKLGPIKFAEGSITFFFILFAILLFTRDPKFVTGWSVFFTKGYVSDAVTGVIIISILFFFPSERPSLRWWFDSRATNTPYVPLLSWRKAQECVPWNIILLLGGGFAMAKGCEESGLAVWIGNHLQPLAQVPPAVAVILITAFIACFTEFASNTATIIIFLPVIAELAIRVNVNPLYFMIPATTGCSYAFMLPVSTPPNSIAFASGHLMVKDMVKTGFVMNILGILCVSLAMNTWGLHMFNLHVYPDWARPLNASLATVATHAMATMNMTG, from the exons ATGGACGCTGCAAAGTTTTCCAGGAAGCTCTTGAGCGCGCGCAAACAGCTCATCCTGGTGCTCACCCCGTTACTGCTGCTCCCGCTGCTCTTCGTTGTGCCACCAAAG GAGGGCAAATGTTTGTATGTGGTGCTGCTGATGGCGGTGTACTGGTGTACCGAAGCGCTCCCGCTGGCGGTGACTGCCATGCTTCCCGTGTGCCTCTTCCCCACCATGGGAATCCTGCCTTCTAAGAAGGTCTGTCCGCAGTACTTCCTTGAAACTAACTTCCTGTTCCTGAGTGGTTTAGTGATGGCATCTGCTATAGAGGAGTGGGGTCTCCATCGCCGAATAGCCCTCAGGGTTTTGAAGATCGTCGGAGTGAAACCTGCCTG GCTGATTTTAGGCATGATGATCACTTCCTCTTTCCTGTCAATGTGGTTGAGTAATACAGCCACAACAGCCATGATGCTGCCCATTGCTAATGCCATACTGGAAAGCCTTTTTGGGAATCTGGAGACTCTAAAAGAGAACTGCAAGGACAAGAGTGATCCAGAAG GTGATTCTCAGGTGAATATGCATGTGCTTCCGTGTGAAAAACAGGTGCTGAACACAGAGAACAC ACCGGATTGGACCGACAGATCAGAGCAAAAGAATCTGACAGAAGTCAGAAGAGAGGCTGAATACCAGATGAAGGTGTGGAAAGGTTTTCTGATTTCTATACCTTATGCTGCAAGCATCGGAGGAACTGCGACCCTCACTGGCACTGCCCCTAATCTGATCCTGGTGGGTCAGCTCAAGAG CTACTTCCCTGAATGTGACCTCATAAATTTCGGCTCATGGTTTGTCTTTGCCTTCCCGCTGATGCTTCTTTTCCTCATTTTGGGCTGGATCTGGATTGCTTTCCTCTATGGTGGACTTAATACACG GCTTTGTATTAGCAAACATGATAAGCGGGCGGCTGCAGAAGCAAAAGCAGAGGCTGTTATTGATGAAGACTACAAGAAACTTGGCCCAATAAA ATTTGCAGAAGGATCTATCACTTTCTTCTTCATTCTTTTTGCTATACTTCTGTTTACACGAGATCCAAAGTTTGTAACTGGATGGTCGGTTTTCTTCACCAAAGG CTACGTTTCTGACGCAGTAACCGGAGTTATCATCATCTCCATCCTCTTTTTCTTTCCATCTGAGCGTCCATCTCTCCGCTGGTGGTTCGATTCAAGAG CCACAAATACACCATATGTGCCCCTGTTGTCATGGAGAAAAGCTCAAGAGTGCGTGCCATGGAATATTATTTTGCTACTGGGTGGTGGATTTGCAATGGCCAAAGGCTGTGAG GAGTCAGGGTTAGCAGTATGGATAGGAAATCACCTGCAGCCTCTAGCCCAGGTTCCTCCAGCTGTGGCAGTCATCCTCATCACAGCCTTCATCGCCTGCTTCACTGAATTTGCCAGTAACACAGCCACCATCATTATCTTCCTCCCTGTCATTGCTGAACTG GCCATCCGTGTGAACGTCAACCCTTTGTACTTCATGATCCCAGCAACAACTGGTTGCTCTTACGCTTTCATGCTTCCTGTGTCCACACCTCCCAACTCAATCGCCTTTGCCTCCGGACACCTGATGGTCAAAGATATG GTTAAAACAGGATTTGTGATGAACATCCTGGGAATTCTTTGCGTGTCTCTGGCCATGAACACCTGGGGTCTTCATATGTTCAATCTACACGTATACCCTGATTGGGCGAGACCTTTAAATGCTTCCTTGGCCACTGTGGCTACACATGCAATGGCAACTATGAATATGACAGGTTAG